In the Streptomyces sp. f51 genome, one interval contains:
- a CDS encoding alpha-amylase family protein, which produces MARKTLAASFALAAGLAVSVTVPPGTAVASPPGTKDVTAVLFEWKFDSVAKECTNTLGPAGYGYVQVSPPAEHIQGSQWWTSYQPVSYRIAGRLGDATAFKNMINTCHAAGVKVVADTVVNHMAAGSGTGTGGSSYTKYNYPGLYTSADMDDCTAAVSDYTNRANVQNCELVGLADLDTGEEHVRATIAGYMNSLLGYGVDGFRVDAAKHIPAADLANIKSRLSNPSVYWKQEVIYGSGEAVQPTEYTGNGDVQEFRYAYDLKRVFNNENLAYLKNYGEGWGYMSSSVAAVFVDNHDTERNGSTLNYKDGANYTLANVFMLAYPYGAPDINSGYEWSDADAGPPNGGTVNACWQDGWKCQHAWPEIKSMVAFRNATRGQALSNWWDDGNDAIAFGRGTKGFVAINHETSSLSRTYSTSLAAGTYCNVQNNTSITVNSSGQFTATLGANTALAIYAGKSSC; this is translated from the coding sequence ATGGCAAGGAAGACGCTTGCCGCCTCGTTCGCCCTCGCGGCGGGCCTGGCGGTCTCGGTGACCGTTCCCCCCGGTACGGCCGTGGCCTCCCCGCCCGGCACCAAGGACGTCACCGCCGTCCTGTTCGAGTGGAAGTTCGACTCGGTCGCCAAGGAATGCACCAACACGCTGGGCCCCGCCGGGTACGGCTACGTCCAGGTGTCCCCGCCCGCCGAGCACATACAGGGCTCGCAGTGGTGGACCTCGTACCAGCCCGTCAGCTACCGGATCGCCGGACGGCTCGGCGACGCCACCGCCTTCAAGAACATGATCAACACCTGTCACGCGGCCGGTGTGAAGGTCGTGGCGGACACGGTGGTCAACCACATGGCGGCCGGATCCGGCACCGGCACGGGCGGCTCCTCGTACACGAAGTACAACTACCCGGGCCTCTACACGTCCGCCGACATGGACGACTGCACGGCCGCCGTCAGCGACTACACCAACCGCGCCAACGTCCAGAACTGCGAACTCGTCGGCCTCGCGGACCTGGACACCGGCGAGGAGCACGTCAGGGCGACCATCGCCGGCTACATGAACAGCCTGCTCGGCTACGGCGTCGACGGGTTCCGCGTCGACGCCGCCAAGCACATCCCCGCGGCCGACCTCGCCAACATCAAGTCCCGGCTGAGCAATCCGTCCGTCTACTGGAAGCAGGAGGTCATCTACGGCTCGGGCGAGGCGGTCCAGCCCACCGAGTACACCGGCAACGGAGACGTCCAGGAGTTCCGCTACGCCTACGACCTCAAGCGGGTCTTCAACAACGAGAACCTCGCCTACCTGAAGAACTACGGCGAGGGCTGGGGCTACATGAGCAGCTCCGTCGCGGCCGTCTTCGTCGACAACCACGACACCGAGCGCAACGGCTCGACGCTCAACTACAAGGACGGGGCGAACTACACCCTCGCCAACGTCTTCATGCTCGCCTACCCCTACGGAGCCCCCGACATCAACTCCGGCTACGAGTGGTCGGACGCGGACGCCGGACCTCCCAACGGCGGTACCGTCAACGCCTGCTGGCAGGACGGCTGGAAGTGCCAGCACGCCTGGCCGGAGATCAAGTCGATGGTCGCGTTCCGCAACGCCACCCGTGGACAAGCGCTTTCCAACTGGTGGGACGACGGCAACGACGCCATCGCTTTCGGCCGCGGCACCAAGGGCTTCGTGGCCATCAACCACGAGACCTCGTCGCTGAGCCGGACCTACAGCACCTCCCTCGCCGCGGGAACGTACTGCAACGTCCAGAACAACACGAGCATCACGGTGAACAGTTCGGGCCAGTTCACGGCGACGCTGGGCGCCAACACGGCACTCGCGATCTACGCGGGCAAGTCCAGCTGCTGA
- a CDS encoding carbohydrate-binding module family 20 domain-containing protein: protein MALRRRRVPRLLVTVALALGGLAALPAQQAAAADTGIPNGDVIANLWEWNWKSVASECTNVLDPAGYGAVQVAPPEESLKQSNSYWWDVYQPYSYSLNSRFGTAAAFRSMVDTCHAAGIKVYTDAVINHTAAQTGTGYNGTVITNKYDTPDYDPADSDDCTTTITDWTNRYQVQHCELLGLPDLDTAESNVRSKITGFLNAQIDLGVDGFRVDAAKHIDAADMSAIVAALHTTTSGSAPFITQEVYPGTPPSVDEYYGTGDVLDFSFASQIKAQFQGDIANLAGLGSSWGLVAEAHSNTMVTNHDTERNGYSLSYKDGATAVLAKVYQLARGYGRPSVYSGWTFSQSDQAPPNSGNGFVTDTDCSSGWYCLDRDPAVSGMIGWHNAAAGYAVANWQSPASNVIGFGRGGAGFVAINNSSGASTYTYTTGLADGTYPNVIDGGATSVTVTGGRASLTVPAKGAVAFYDPHYVCTVNCGGGGGGTDPGTVTATFDEYASTTSGTDVYVVGSAAALGGWNAANAVKLSASGYPVWKADVSVPANSAITYKYIKKDASGNVTWESNANRTLTTGTAAVTAQNSWNLADADATDLTFGVTATTVYGTNVYVVGSVPALGSWNTADAIPLSSASYPYWGRAAIVPKSTSFTYKYIKKDASGTVTWESGSNRAYTTGSGAGYAVSDTWK from the coding sequence ATGGCCTTACGACGAAGAAGGGTCCCCCGGCTGCTGGTGACCGTGGCGCTGGCGCTCGGCGGCCTGGCCGCGCTGCCCGCACAGCAGGCAGCGGCGGCGGACACCGGCATCCCCAACGGCGACGTGATCGCCAACCTGTGGGAGTGGAACTGGAAGTCGGTCGCCTCCGAGTGTACGAACGTGCTCGACCCGGCCGGCTACGGGGCGGTCCAAGTGGCCCCGCCCGAGGAGTCGTTGAAGCAGTCCAACTCCTACTGGTGGGACGTGTACCAGCCCTACTCCTACAGCCTGAACAGCCGCTTCGGCACGGCGGCGGCCTTCAGGTCCATGGTCGACACGTGTCACGCGGCCGGCATCAAGGTCTACACCGACGCGGTGATCAACCACACCGCCGCCCAGACCGGCACCGGTTACAACGGCACGGTCATCACGAACAAGTACGACACCCCGGACTACGACCCGGCCGACAGCGACGACTGCACCACGACCATCACCGACTGGACCAACCGCTATCAGGTGCAGCACTGCGAACTGCTCGGCCTGCCCGACCTGGACACCGCCGAGAGCAACGTGCGCTCGAAGATCACCGGTTTTCTCAACGCGCAGATCGACCTGGGCGTCGACGGCTTCCGGGTCGACGCGGCCAAGCACATCGACGCCGCCGACATGAGCGCCATCGTCGCCGCCCTGCACACCACGACCTCGGGCTCGGCGCCGTTCATCACCCAGGAGGTCTATCCCGGCACCCCGCCCTCCGTCGACGAGTACTACGGCACCGGTGACGTCCTCGACTTCTCCTTCGCCTCCCAGATCAAGGCGCAGTTCCAGGGCGACATCGCCAACCTGGCAGGTCTCGGCAGCAGTTGGGGACTGGTCGCCGAGGCGCACTCCAACACCATGGTCACCAACCACGACACCGAACGCAACGGCTACTCGCTGAGCTACAAGGACGGCGCCACCGCCGTGCTCGCCAAGGTCTACCAGCTGGCACGCGGTTACGGCCGGCCGTCGGTGTACTCCGGCTGGACCTTCAGCCAGAGCGACCAGGCCCCGCCGAACTCCGGCAACGGATTCGTCACCGACACGGACTGCTCCTCGGGCTGGTACTGCCTGGACCGTGACCCGGCGGTCTCCGGAATGATCGGCTGGCACAACGCGGCCGCCGGTTACGCCGTCGCCAACTGGCAGTCCCCCGCGTCCAACGTGATCGGCTTCGGCCGGGGCGGCGCCGGCTTCGTCGCCATCAACAACAGCTCGGGCGCCAGCACGTACACGTACACGACCGGCCTCGCCGACGGCACCTACCCGAACGTCATCGACGGCGGCGCCACCTCGGTCACCGTCACCGGCGGCAGGGCCTCGCTGACCGTGCCCGCCAAGGGCGCCGTCGCGTTCTACGACCCCCACTACGTCTGCACCGTCAACTGCGGCGGCGGAGGCGGCGGCACCGACCCGGGCACGGTCACGGCCACCTTCGACGAGTACGCCTCTACCACCTCGGGCACGGACGTGTACGTCGTGGGTTCGGCCGCCGCGCTCGGCGGCTGGAACGCGGCGAACGCGGTGAAACTGTCCGCGTCCGGCTACCCCGTCTGGAAGGCGGACGTCTCCGTCCCGGCGAACAGCGCGATCACGTACAAGTACATCAAGAAGGACGCCTCGGGGAACGTCACCTGGGAGTCCAACGCCAACAGGACCCTGACCACCGGCACGGCGGCGGTGACGGCGCAGAACTCCTGGAACCTGGCTGACGCCGACGCCACGGACCTGACCTTCGGGGTGACCGCGACGACCGTCTACGGCACCAACGTGTACGTCGTCGGCTCGGTCCCGGCGCTCGGCTCGTGGAACACCGCCGACGCGATTCCACTGTCCTCGGCCTCGTACCCGTACTGGGGCCGGGCGGCGATCGTGCCCAAGTCGACGTCCTTCACGTACAAGTACATCAAGAAGGACGCGTCGGGCACGGTGACCTGGGAGTCCGGGAGCAATCGCGCCTACACGACGGGCTCGGGCGCCGGGTACGCGGTGAGCGACACCTGGAAGTAG
- a CDS encoding glycoside hydrolase family 13 protein gives MSQHPADQAPNSVLATVAAHRDWWRDAVIYQVYPRSFADSNGDGMGDLEGVRSRLPYLRDLGVDAVWLSPFYASPQADAGYDVADYRAVDPMFGNLLDADALIRDAHGLGLRIIVDLVPNHSSDQHEWFKRALREGPGSSLRDRYHFRPGKGEDGELPPNDWESIFGGPAWTRVTEPDGTAGEWYLHLFAPEQPDFNWEHPAVGDEFRSILRFWLDMGVDGFRIDVAHGMVKAEGLPDLGGHDQLKLLGNDVMPFFDQDGVHDIYRQWRTILDEYSGERIFVAEAWTPTVERTANYVRPDELHQAFNFQYLGSHWDAAELRAVIDRTLDAMRPVGAPSTWVLSNHDVTRHATRFANEAGLGTQIRTAGDRELGLRRARAASLLMLALPGSAYVYQGEELGLPDVVDLPDEARQDPAFFRGAGQDGFRDGCRVPIPWTRTGSSYGFGDGGSWLPQPAEWAELSVEAQSGVAGSTLELYRDALAVRRERADLGAGDAVTWLTAPEGVLAFRRGDFVCTANTGDASVTVPAHGRVLVASGEVTVSQDGTALLPADTTVWWAL, from the coding sequence ATGAGCCAGCACCCCGCCGACCAGGCCCCGAACTCCGTTCTCGCCACCGTCGCCGCGCATCGCGACTGGTGGCGCGACGCGGTGATCTACCAGGTCTATCCGCGCAGTTTCGCCGACAGCAACGGCGACGGCATGGGCGACCTGGAGGGCGTACGCTCCCGACTCCCGTACCTGCGCGACCTCGGCGTGGACGCCGTGTGGCTGAGCCCGTTCTACGCCTCGCCGCAGGCCGACGCCGGCTACGACGTGGCGGACTACCGGGCCGTCGACCCGATGTTCGGCAACCTGCTGGACGCCGACGCCCTGATCCGTGACGCCCACGGCCTGGGCCTGCGGATCATCGTCGACCTCGTGCCCAACCACTCCTCCGACCAGCACGAGTGGTTCAAGCGCGCGCTGCGCGAGGGCCCCGGCTCCTCCCTGCGCGACCGCTACCACTTCCGCCCCGGCAAGGGCGAGGACGGCGAACTGCCGCCCAACGACTGGGAGTCCATCTTCGGCGGCCCGGCCTGGACCCGGGTCACCGAGCCCGACGGCACCGCCGGCGAGTGGTACCTGCACCTCTTCGCGCCCGAGCAGCCCGACTTCAACTGGGAACACCCGGCCGTGGGCGACGAGTTCCGCTCGATCCTGCGGTTCTGGCTGGACATGGGCGTCGACGGGTTCCGTATCGACGTCGCGCACGGCATGGTCAAGGCGGAGGGCCTGCCGGACCTCGGCGGCCACGACCAGCTGAAACTGCTGGGCAACGATGTCATGCCGTTCTTCGACCAGGACGGCGTGCACGACATCTACCGCCAGTGGCGCACGATCCTCGACGAGTACTCGGGCGAGCGCATCTTCGTCGCCGAGGCGTGGACGCCCACCGTCGAGCGCACCGCGAACTACGTGCGCCCCGACGAGCTGCACCAGGCCTTCAACTTCCAGTACCTGGGCTCCCACTGGGACGCGGCCGAGCTGCGCGCCGTGATCGACCGCACGCTCGACGCGATGCGTCCCGTCGGCGCGCCCTCCACCTGGGTGCTGTCCAACCACGACGTGACCCGGCACGCCACCCGCTTCGCCAACGAGGCCGGCCTCGGCACCCAGATCCGCACCGCGGGCGACCGCGAACTCGGTCTGCGCCGGGCCCGCGCGGCGAGCCTGCTGATGCTGGCGCTGCCCGGCTCGGCCTACGTCTACCAGGGCGAGGAGCTCGGCCTGCCCGACGTCGTCGACCTGCCGGACGAGGCCCGCCAGGACCCGGCCTTCTTCCGGGGCGCCGGACAGGACGGCTTCCGCGACGGCTGCCGGGTGCCGATCCCGTGGACCCGCACCGGCTCCTCGTACGGCTTCGGCGACGGCGGCAGCTGGCTGCCGCAGCCGGCGGAGTGGGCCGAGCTGAGCGTCGAGGCGCAGTCCGGCGTGGCCGGTTCCACCCTGGAGCTGTACCGCGACGCGCTCGCGGTCCGGCGTGAGCGGGCCGACCTCGGCGCGGGCGACGCCGTCACCTGGCTGACCGCACCCGAGGGCGTACTCGCCTTCCGGCGCGGCGACTTCGTCTGCACCGCCAACACGGGCGACGCGTCCGTGACCGTTCCCGCCCACGGCCGGGTGCTCGTCGCCAGCGGCGAGGTGACCGTGTCGCAGGACGGCACGGCGCTGCTGCCCGCCGACACCACCGTCTGGTGGGCACTCTGA
- a CDS encoding carbohydrate ABC transporter permease: protein MSTTTLQTPPADQTAEADASPRPARARGRRSLAGSLASHGILTVASLVALFPIAWLVFLSLGPEQDDYLHPGRIWHTMTFGNYSFVLQHTNFFEWMKSSLIVSLGTTVIGVMVAATTGYAVSRMRFPGYKKFMWVLLVTQMFPIAVLIVPMYQILSDLRLIDSYFGLVLVYCSTAVPYSAWLLKGYFDTIPFEIDEAGRVDGLSPFGTFFRLILPLAKPGLAVAAFYNFITAFGEVAFASTFMLDDSKYTFAVGLQSFVSEHDAQRNLMAATAVLVAIPVSAFFYLVQKNLVTGLTAGGTKG, encoded by the coding sequence ATGAGCACCACCACACTTCAGACGCCTCCGGCCGACCAGACCGCCGAGGCCGACGCGTCGCCCCGTCCGGCGCGAGCGCGCGGCCGGCGCAGCCTCGCCGGCTCGCTCGCCTCCCACGGCATCCTGACCGTCGCCAGCCTGGTCGCGCTGTTCCCGATCGCGTGGCTCGTCTTCCTGTCCCTCGGCCCGGAGCAGGACGACTACCTGCACCCCGGACGCATCTGGCACACGATGACGTTCGGCAACTACTCCTTCGTGCTCCAGCACACGAACTTCTTCGAGTGGATGAAGAGTTCGCTCATCGTGTCGCTCGGCACCACGGTCATCGGCGTGATGGTCGCGGCCACCACCGGCTACGCGGTCTCGCGCATGCGCTTCCCCGGCTACAAGAAGTTCATGTGGGTCCTGCTGGTCACCCAGATGTTCCCCATCGCCGTGCTGATCGTGCCGATGTACCAGATCCTCTCGGACCTCCGGCTCATCGACTCCTACTTCGGCCTCGTCCTCGTCTACTGCTCGACGGCGGTGCCCTACAGCGCCTGGCTGCTCAAGGGCTACTTCGACACGATCCCGTTCGAGATCGACGAGGCCGGCCGGGTCGACGGGCTGAGCCCCTTCGGCACCTTCTTCCGGCTGATCCTGCCGCTCGCCAAGCCGGGCCTCGCGGTGGCCGCGTTCTACAACTTCATCACCGCGTTCGGCGAGGTCGCCTTCGCCTCGACGTTCATGCTGGACGACTCGAAGTACACCTTCGCCGTCGGCCTCCAGAGCTTCGTCAGCGAGCACGACGCGCAGCGCAACCTGATGGCGGCCACCGCCGTCCTGGTCGCGATACCCGTCTCCGCCTTCTTCTACCTCGTGCAGAAGAACCTGGTGACAGGTCTCACCGCGGGCGGCACCAAGGGCTGA